The genomic segment CCACCCGTTGCGGAAGCCCGAGACCGCGATGTTGTGCTCGTCGATCCCGCGGCGCACGACCGCGCGGATGACCGCGTTGAGGCCGGGGCAGTCACCCCCGCCGGTGAGGATGCCCACCCGCGTGCTCATCGCACGGCGGAGGGTCGCGCACCGCGGACGGTCACGTCTCCCCCTTCGGATCGGGTCGGCACCGGGTCTCCGGCTCGCGGCAGGTTACCGAACCGCGCCCGGGCGCTGTCACCGCGCCGCGGTGCCATGCTACGGGGGTCCGGCGGCTACGGGAGCGAGCGTGACGAGGATCCTGACGATCGACGCGGGCACGACGGGCATCACCGCCCTGGTCCTCGACGAGAACGGCACGGTGCGCAGCCGGGGCTACCGCGAGTTCCCCCAGCACTTCCCCCGCCCCGGCTGGGTCGAGCACGACCCCGACTCGATCTGGAGCGCCACACTCGAGGCGGTCATCGAGTCGCTCAGCCGCGCCGGGACCACGGCCGGCCAGCTCAGCGCCCTCGGCATCACCAACCAGCGCGAGACGACGGTGCTGTGGGACCGGGCGTCGGGCAGGCCGGTGCACCGCGCGATCGTGTGGCAGGACCGCCGTACCGCCGGCCACTGCGACCGCCTGCGCGGCGAGGGGCACGTCGACACGGTGCGGGCGCGTTCGGGGCTCGTGATCGACGCCTACTTCTCCGGCACGAAGCTCGCCTGGCTGCTCGACCACGTCGAGGGCGCGCGCGCCGCCGCCGCGAGCGGCGACCTCGCGTTTGGCACCGTCGACACGTGGCTCCTCGCCCGGCTCACCGGAGGACGCCTGCACGCCACCGAGCCTTCGAACGCCTGCCGGACGATGCTCTACGACATCCGCGCGGGCGCGTGGTCCGAGGAGCTCTGCGCCCTGCTCGGGGTGCCGACCGCGGTCCTGCCCGAGGTGCGACCCTCCGCCGGCGAGTTCGCCCGCACCGACCCCGACGCCTTCCTCGGCGTGGAGGTGCCCATAACCGGTGTCGCCGGCGACCAGCAGGCCGCCCTGTTCGGGCAGGGCTGCTGGACACCCGGCACGTCGAAGAACACCTACGGGACCGGCAGCTTCGTCCTGCTCAACACCGGCACCGACGCACCGTACAGCCAGCGCCTCCTCACCTCCTGCGCCTGGGAGGTCGACGGGCGCATGACCTACGTGCTCGAGGGGTCGATCTTCGTCACGGGCGCCGCCGTCCAGTGGCTCCGCGACGGTCTCGGGCTCATCTCCTCCGCACGCGAGACCGGCCCGGTGGCCGAGACGGTCGACGACACCGGCGACGTCTACCTCGTGCCGGCGTTCACGGGGCTCGGTGCCCCGCACTGGGACCCCTACGCCCGCGGCACGATCGTCGGGTTGACCCGCGGGACCTCCCGCGCACACCTCCTGCGCGCCGCCGTCGAGGCGATGGCCTTCCAGACCCGTGACGTCGTGGAGGTCATGGAGGCCGACTCCGGCGTCGCGCTCAGCGAGCTGCGGGTCGACGGGGGCGCCTCGGCCTTGGACCTGCTCTGCCAGTTCCAGGCGGACCTGCTCGGCGTCGACGTGCTCCGTCCGACGACCGCGGAGACGACCGCACTCGGTGCCGGCTACCTCGCGGGTCTCGGGGCGGGGGTGTGGGGGTCCACCGACGAGCTCACGGAGCTCTGGCGCCTCGACCGGCGCTTCACCCCCGCGATGGCGCGCGGGGATGCGGACCGCCGCCAGGCACGGTGGCGGGCGGCCGTGGAGCGCAGCCGGGGCTGGGCGCGCGACTGACGGCTCAGTGCTCGGGGCGCCGGCCACGGCCGAAGACGGGCGGCCCTTCGGCGCCGCGGCACACGACGGGCATCGGGTCCTCGCCCTTCAGCGCGAGCACGCGCGCGGCGGCCTCGTCGAGGCGATCCGCGTCGACCCGGCCCGTCTCGACCGCCTCGACGAGGGCGTCGCGCATCGCGCGGGCGTGGTTGCCGTCGGTGGCGAGCACGGCGTCGGCGCCCGCAGCGACGGCCATGACCGCCGAGCTGGGGAAGTCCCAGGTCCGGTGGACGGCGCCCATGCCCGTCGAGTCGGTGATCGCCACGCCGTCGAAGCCCATCCGCCGCAGGAGCGCGTAGGCCGGCGGGGCCAGGCTCGCCGGCAGGTCCGGGTCAAGGGCCGTGTACGCGACGTGGCCCACCATGACGAGCGGCACGCCCGCGTTGATCTGCGCGGCGAACGGCAGGAGATCGGACGCCTCGAGCTCGTCGAGGGAGGCGTCGACCACCCCGAGCCGCCAGTGACTGTCGACGTCGCTGCGCCCGTGGCCGGGGAAGTGCTTCGCGGTGGGCAGGACGCCCGCCGCGGCGAGCCCGGCGGAGAACGCGAGCCCGTACTCGGCGGCGCGTTCGGGATCGCGGGAGAACGAGCGGTCGCCTATGACGCCCCGGGCGGGACCGTCGTCGACGTCGACCACAGGCGCGAGGTTCGCGTCGATCCCGAGCTCCGCCAGGGATTGGCCGAGGTCGCGGGCGAACCGGCGCACGTCGGCCGGGTCCCCGCGCGCCGCGAGGGTGCGCGCCGAGCTCGTGCGGCCGAGCAGGGCCCCGAAGCTCGAGACCCTGCCGGGCTCCTCGTCCGTCACGACGAGGAGCCCGTGGCGTGCCCCGCCCCGCAGGCCGCGGACGAGTTCACGGACCTGCCATTCGTTCTCCACGTTGGCCTTCGTGAGGAAGACCCCGCCGACACCGACCTCGCGCACCTCGGCGACCAGCCGGTCCCCGGGTGCGAGGACCCCGGGCAGGCCGACGATGAGCACCTGGCCCGCGCGCTGCTCCAGCGAGGCGCCCGCACAGGTGGGCTCTGTGGGCGGCGGCGCCGGGGCCGGGCGGTCCGCCGCCAGCGCGGGCGCTTCGGCGGGGCTCTGCACCCCGATGACGACGGCTGTGCCGAGGCCGACCAGGAAGCCGACCGCCAGCAGCACTGGCAGAACCACCCTGCCGCCCACTACCCTGCCTTGCGGATGACGAGCTCGTCGTCGTCGAGCATCTCGCCGAGCTCGTCGAGGTCTCCCGAGCCGATGATGACCTCACCGGACTTCACCTTCGCAGCGTACTCGTCGACGTACTCCTGGCCCGACAGCATCATGAGCTCGTACATGAGCTCGTCGGTCGCGCTACGCAGCGCGAAGCGGTCGGAGTCGGCGGACCCGTACCGGCCGGCGATGTCGAGGGGCCGACCGACCCGGATGCCCGCCCGGCGGATCTTCGGCACCTTCGCCGTGGGCGGGAGGATCTCGAAGGTGCCGATCATCGCGACGGGAATGAGGGGGGCGCCGGTGCGCATCGCGAGACGCGCCGGTCCGGTCTTGCCCCGGTACAGCCGCCCGTCCGGGGAGCGGGTGCCCTCCGGGTAGATGCCGAGCAGGCGCCCGGACTCGAGGATCTCCTGGCCCCTGCGCAGGCTCGCCTCCCCCGCGTTGCCGCCCTGGCGCGCCACCGGCATCACGCCGACGTTCTCGAAGAAGTAGCGCTTCCAGCCCCTGAAGTAGTCGCTCTTACCGAGGAAGAACACGGGCCGGTCGATGACCGCGGGCAGGAAGACGGAGTCGAGGAACGACAGGTGGTTGGACGCGAGGATGGCTGCGCCCGAAGCAGGGATGTGCTCGAGCCCCTCCGTCCTCGGCCGGTAGACCGCGTTGACGACCGGGGGGATGACCGCGTGCAGGACCCGGTACAGCGGCGGACCGCGGTCCTGCTTGGCCACTGGGTCATCCTCTCCGCGGTGGCGGCCCGCGCGGGCGGCCGCTGCGTGGCCGGGCAGGGGTAATCTCGACGGGAGTTTACGCGAACCCGCGCCTGCCATCGCCGGAGAACCCATGCCATCCGACCGCGAGACGACCACGCAGCTCGCCACGTTCGACCCGTCCCTGGCGGAGGCGGTCGCAACGGTGCTGCGGCGCCAGGGCGTACCGGCCGTGACCGGGCCCGCGCCGGGTCCCGGCCCCGACGACGACGTCGAGGTCCGCGTGCCGCCCGAGCGCCGCGACGAGGCGCTCGGGCTGCTCGCCGGTCACATGGAGGAGATTCGCGCGATCGTGCACGCCGGAAACTCGGTGACCGCCACGCCGCTGCCGCTCGTCGAAGGGGACGCCGAGCAGGTCGGCACCCCGCTCGTCATGTCCCGCGTGCGGTCGATGGGGCTCGGCGTCGCGGTGCTGCTCGTGCCGCTGCTCGTCGTGACCCTCGCCCAGACGGGCCTGCCGGTCGGCTACGCGATCGCCGTGTTCTTCGTCGGGCTCGTCGCCGTCGTCTACTGGCGCAACCGCGACGACCGGGCGTAGGTCACGCCCCGGTCGTGGCGGCGACGTCCATGGCGAGGAGCGCCGCGCCCACGAACCCGGCCGCGTCGGCGAGCCCGGCGGGCTCCAGGAGTGGCAGCGGCCGGTGCGCACGGCCCATGAGCCGCTCGGCGAAGGCGGCGCGGGCCGGTTCGAGCAGCAGGTCCCCGGCTTCCATGGCGCCGCCACCGACGACCACCATCTCGGGGTCGAGGGCGTTGACGAGGGAGGCGATGCCGACGCCCAGCCAGAACCCCGCGCGGGCGAGCAGGCCCTCGGCGAAGGGGTCGCCGGCTTCCGCCGCCTGTGTGACGGTCTTCCCCGTCAGGGCTGCCGGCGCCGCGCGCGCAAGCGGGGAGGCGTGCGGCATCTCCCCCGCCGCGAGGGCCTCGCGGGCTGAGCGCCCGATCGCTGTCCCGCTCGCGAGCGCCTCGAGGCACCCGCGGTTGCCGCAGGGGCACGGCGGACCGCCCTCGAGGAGGATGACGTGCCCGAGCTCGGCGGCGAGCCCGTGGGCACCCCCGACGAGGCGGCCGTCGAGCACGAGGCCGCCACCGACGCCCGTGCCGACCGTCACCATGACCATGTCGGATGCTGCCGACCTACCCGCGCCGGCCCGGAACTCCCCCCAGGCAGCGACGTTCGCGTCGTTGTGAACGGTCACCGGGGTGCCGAGGGCGCGCGCGAGCTCGTCGCGCAGGGGGTAGTCCGCCCACGCGATGTTCGGCGCGTAGCGCACGACGCCGACGCGGTCGATGATGCCGGGGGCTCCGACGCCGACGGGCAACACACCCACCCCCGCCTCGTCGCACAGCTCCCGGACGATCTCGACGACGAGGGGGGCGACCTCGCGGGCGTCGCCAGGGGTGGCGTGGCGGCGGGCGGCGACGACCACGCCGTCGGCGCGCGCCAGCCCCGAGGCGATCTTCGTGCCCCCGATGTCGACGCCGACGGCGAGCGCCACTTAGAAGCGGAGCAAGGCGGCCACGGGGTGCCCGTCGAGGCGCACCTCGTCGCGGAAGAACTCGATGTGGGTGTCTGCGCGGACGGCCTCGTCGATCATCTCGTCGACGAGGTCATCGACCGGGGTCACCGGCGTGCCGTAGGCCGCAGCCTCCTGCTCGTGCAGGGCGAGCGCCCCGCTGCTGCTGCGGTAGCCGGGGACGCCCGCGCCCTCGACGACGAAGAGCACCTCGGCACGCTTGCCGTTGATGGCCTCGATCACGTGACGGATGCCGCGGGCGGCCTTCTCCGCCTGGCCCTGGGCCGCGGCGAGCCGTTCGAGCAGGTGGCTGCGCCGCGCGCTGACGAGCTGCTGCTCGACCTGCTGGAAGCGGGAGAGCAGGTCGTGGGCCTCCACCTCGAGCGGCAGGCTCATCGGCTCCCCGTGCACGACCCGCTGCAGGTGGGGGTGGAGGTTGCGGGAGAACTCCATGACCTCGTGGTGGGGACCCGCGAGCACCAGGGCGTCGATGGTCTGGTCCTCGTGCAGGCGGAGGAGGATCTCCCCGGTGTCCTTCATGTGGTGGAGGACCTGGTGCTCGATGTTCTTCTCGAATCGGCGCGCCGACCAGCCGCCCTTGCGGTGCTGGCCGTGGACGTCGGACTCGATGCCCTGGTACTCCCAGACGACCCCGAGCTGGTAGCGGAAGATGCGTGCCTTGTCCCGCTCGATGATCGCCAGCGCGAGGTGGTGGTGGCGGCCGAGCAGCGCCTCGAGGGGGACGACGTAGGGTCGGTCGTTGACCCGCACGATGTTGCGCACGCCCAACGCGAGCTGGACCTGTTCGAAGATCAGCCCGTCGGAGGAGAACAGCCCGATCCCGCGGATCCCGCTGCGGTCGAACTCGTCGCGGACCCAGCGGGTGATGGCCGTGGCGTCGGCCTCGACCGCGCTCCGTGCCGGCTCGCCCAGTGTGTCGGCCTGGCGCCGGGCCTGGCGGAGCAGCCCGTCAAGGCGCGCCTCGTAGTCGGCTGATCGGGGGAGTCGTGCACCGTCGGTGTTGAGGTACACGCTCGTCACGGGAGCTTCGGTGGGAGGACGGTCGACGAGCTTGCGGATCTCGGCAGCGGTCAGCTCCACGGGCATCTCCTTCCGTCGCGGGGTGATCTGCCCCGCTCAGTCGATGTCTGCCGACCTCCGGCCGGGAGGTGGTCATCACCTGCAGCAGGACGCACACCGGGCAGTGGGCGCACCCGCCGTTGCCGCCGGATGCGGCGTGCTCGTGCGCGTCGTTTTCCCACGCCGGTCAGTGTAGAGGCCCGCGTCGTGCTCGCCGCACGTGGTGCGCGCTGGCCCTGAGGGTCAGGCGGCGCCCTGGTCGCCGCCCGACCCGACGCGCGCGTCGTAGACCTCCTCGGCCGGCAGGGCGAGCAGCCGGCGAGCCATGTCCTCCTTCGCCCGGACGAGCGTCTCAGCCTCGGCCGGCGTCGCGGGCCCCCGGCCGGCGAGCTCGAGGAAGTCGTCGCTCATATGCCCTGGGCGCAGCGTGAGGTCGGCGGACCGGCCGCGGTAGGCGAGACGGAAGAAGAAGGGCCCCTCCGGGCCGGGCGGCGCGTCCCGAGGCGCGATCTCGGGCGCGAGCCGGTAGCGGTTGCCGGTCACCGCCCGGGTGACCATCTCGAAGGCGTCGCGGGTGCCCGCCCCCGCGAAGGCGCTGTCGACCGTGATCGCGTAGCGCTCCGGGGGTTCGTCGGCGAGCAGGGGGAACGCGCGCTCCATGACCTTGAAGCCGTGCGCGAGACCGGCGATGGAGCTGCGGCCGTGGTACTTCACGAGGTCGTCAAAGAACACGACGATGAGCTCGCCGTGGTCGAGCACCTCCAGCGTCGCCATGGTGGTCTCCTCGGGTTCTGGCGTCTCGAGGGTGCCCTCGACGCCGGGCAGACCATTCTGCGCCCGACGGGTGTGCGCGGCGATCAGCCGTCGGGGTCAGCGCGCGCGGGCGCCGGGGGCGTCGAGCGGGTCGCCGAAGGCGGTGCCCGCAGCGGCAAACCACGTGCCCGCAGCCGCCCAGTGGTACTGGCTCGAGAGCCAGGACCCGGCGGGTCCGGCGCGCACGATCCCGCCCTCCATCGCCAGCAGGAACAGGTGACCGGGTCACTCGAGTGCACCGCGACGAGGTCGCGAACCCCGCTCACCACATCGGAAGCGGTGACGGCGAGGTGGTGGCGAGCCACAAGGCGCGCCCGGCGCTCGGCGGTCGTGATGCGCGGGCGCGGCGTCACCGCGCTGGACCGCCGGCGGGCCGCCCGCTGGTCACCCGCCGGGCGTCCACTCGGCCGCACGTCGGGCCATCTCCTCCTCGGAGACGTCCTCGACGTGGCTGGCCACGCCCCAGCGGTGCCCGAAGGGATCCTCGAACCTCCCGGAACGATCGCCGTAGAACTGGTCAGCGACCGCTTCGAGCACGCGTGCGCCCGCCTGCACGGCGCGATCGAAGACCGCATCGACGTCCTCGACGTAGACGTGGAGGCTGACCGGGCTGCCGCCGACCGTTCGGGGGCTCGGCATGTCGGTGCCGGGCTGCTCGTCGCCGAGCATGATGACGGAGTCGCCGATCACGAGCTCGGCGTGCGCCACCGTGCCGTCGGGACCCGCCATGCGCATCCTCTCCGTCGCCCCGAGCACCGCGACGTAGAAGTCGATGGCGTCTGCCGCGCCGGCAACGATCAGGGCGGGTATGACGCGCGGATAGCCCTCGGGAATGGGGTCGACGGGCATAGGCTCTCCTGTTCATCGCAGCCGTGTGGCGGGTAGCGAACGTATGTTCGTATACCTTAGCAGAGCGCTCGCCGCCAGGCAAGGGACACTTCGGCCGACCACTCGGCGCCGAGGTCGGCGAGCCGCGCCGCCACCTCCCATGCCGCATGGGACGCGCGGCCTGCGCTGCGGCGGCTTCGAGCCGATGAACCCGCCGCAGCGTGGCCGTGCGGAACTGCGGCGCGTGACCGCAGCATCGCCGCGTCGCACCGAGAAAGCGACCCGGCGAAGCCGCCACCGTAACGGCGGAGTGTGACGGCGACGCTCCGAGCGTGTTGCGATCAGGTGAACGGTGGGGAGCGTGGCCGCAGGTCTCCGCCGTCGGTGGGCAGTCCATGACGAGCAGGTCGGGGTAGGTGGCGAAGTCGGCGATCACGTCCGGACGGCGTCCGGGCCGGCCTCCACCGTGATGCTGTCGGATACGGCGTCGGACACCTGGCGCTCGTGGGGCTCGGGAAGCTCCCGCGGGGTCATCCCACGCGGGCCATCTGCAGTCCCGGGGCGCCCGCAGCTGCGGTGAACAGGCCGAGGATCGACAGGGCGAGCACGGCGACGACGAGCCAGAGCAGCGTGCGGCCGCCGAGCAGCTCCCTGCGCCGGTGCTTGAGCGCCCGCAGGTCGACGAGGCTGCCGGCCCAGAGCAACCCGGCTCCGGCGAGCATGGGTCCCCCGGCGAGGCCGCCCCCGGTGCGCCACAGCACCACACCCCCGGCCGTCCACACCGCGAACAGCACCGCCCGGGCGAACCCCGAGCTGTAGCGGCCGAGCCCGATGTGGCCCGCGCCGGGCACGACGGCGCTGAGCGCGAAAGCCGCGGTCCACGGCTCGGCGAAGCGGCGCTCGAGCCCGGGGGGTCGGTCGTCGGCAAGCTGCCAGCGCGCGGACAGCGGCGTGGCGCACGCGCCGCACTGCAGGGACTCCACGCTCGTCCAGCGCCGACAGGCGGGGCACTCCCACTCGATGATCGCGCCGCGCCGGCGGAAGCCCTCCGCAGCCGGGTGCCCCCCGCCGTCGCCCTTCCCGGTCGGGGCCGGGTGCCCCCCGCCGTCGCCCTGCCGGGCCGCGTCGACCGCCGGGGGGGCCACCGCCCCTTCCGGCACGTCGGGCGCCGTCGGCGCGACCAGCGCGGCGTAGCACTGGCTGCACCAGTCCGCCGACTCGGCGTTCGTGGCCCCGCAGGCCGGGCAGCGCACCTACCCCTCCTCCGGGGCGACGGTCCGGCGGGCGCGGGCCCGCGCCTCCCGCTCCTGCACGGCGAGCGCCTCGTGCTGGTGGGCGAGCAGCGCGGGGTCGGGTTCGCTGCCGGGGGTCCGCCCGGCCTCGAGGCGGTCCTTCAGGCGGTGCAGCGCCGCGCGGACCGTCGCACGGTGAGCGACCAGGCGCCGCCTCCCGCCCCGGTCGGCAACGTCGACGTCGAGCAGGTAGTGCACGACGGAGCCGGTCGGCTCGTCGAGGTAGTACCACTCCGCCGCGCCGTCGAAGTCGCCGGTGTAGCGCATGCGGATGCCCTTGGCCGCACGGTTCTCGGTGACCTCGACGAGCAGGTGCTGCGGGCGCCGGATGAGCCCCGGTGGACGCAGCGTGAGCGCGACGCGCCCGTCAGCCGCGCGGCTCGTGGCTCCCGGCCACCAGAGGCCCCACCCGGCCACGTCGGCGACGACGAGGTGCACGTCGGCACGCCGCGCACGCACGAACACCGAGTCCCAGGCCCTGATGCGCATCGTTGTGAGGGTAGGCCGCCGGAGCGCTACAGGGCGACGAGCGCAAGCGCGGCTGCGCCGACGAGCGCCGCCACGACCGTGCGCAGGAGGCCCACGCGGGATCGGTCTCTCAGCGAGAACCACAGGAACGCGATCACGAACCCGGCCACGAGACCACCGAGGTGCGCCTCCCAGGCGATCCCGGGCACGAACAGCGGCAGGGCGAGGTTCAGCCCGAGCACGAGGAGCAGCTGACGCAGGCCGGCCGCACCGGCCGGAGTGTGGCGGCTGCGCAGCGACGCCGCGAGCCATGCGCCGAACAGGCCGAAGATCGCGCCGGAGGCGCCGACCGCGACGCCGCCGGGCGAGGAGAGAGCGAACGCGGCGCCACCGGCCAGCGCCGAGGCGAGGTAGAGCGTGGCGAACGGCACGCTGCCCGCCTGACGCTCGAGCTGCGGCCCGAACAGGTAGAGGGCGAACATGTTGAACAGGATGTGCGTGAAACCGGCCGGAGAGTGGAGGAACGCCGCGGTGAACAGCCGGTACCACTCGCCCCGTTCGACGAGGGGGTTGACCTGGGCGCCGGCGGCGAAGATCCGCTCCCCGACCTCGGGCAGCACCAGCCCGACGACGTGCACGGCCACGGCGACGGCGAGGATGGTGAAAGTCACCGGCGTGGCGCCACGCGCGCCGGCGCGGACGTCGCTTGCGGTGATGACCCGCGCGTTGCCCTCCGGCGCCGCGCAGTCACGGCACTTCTGGCCGACGGGGGCGCGCTGCACGCAGTCGACGCACGCGGGCCGCCCGCACGATGAGCATGCCAGGCGGGTCTCGCGGTCCGGGTGGACGTAGCAGGTCGGGAGGGAGGTGTCCGCGCTCACCGGCCCCACCCTACCCCCGCCTCCTGCGCCGGGCCCCGCAAGCACCACGGCGCACGTGGTTCACTGCGGGTGAGAGGGACGTGGCCGTTCCGGCACGGTCACGGCAGGGGGAGGCCGCGTGGACGAGCCCGGGTGGCAGGAGGCGAGGGAGCGGCCGGCTCGGCGCCTGCCGGTGGTGCTCGGGCTGCTCGCGGCGGTGGTCCTCGTCGGCCTGCTCGTGCGCGTCGACGACGGTTCGGGTGGCGACCGCAACCTCGAGGTCGCCGACGACCCCGAGCCGCGGCCCACGCCCCGGCGGACCCGCTCGCCGCGGCCACCGCGCAGCCCCCCGCCGGCTCCGCCCGAGGCGTCGGGGACCTGGACGGCGGGAGCGG from the Egibacteraceae bacterium genome contains:
- a CDS encoding glycoside hydrolase family 3 N-terminal domain-containing protein, with product MVLPVLLAVGFLVGLGTAVVIGVQSPAEAPALAADRPAPAPPPTEPTCAGASLEQRAGQVLIVGLPGVLAPGDRLVAEVREVGVGGVFLTKANVENEWQVRELVRGLRGGARHGLLVVTDEEPGRVSSFGALLGRTSSARTLAARGDPADVRRFARDLGQSLAELGIDANLAPVVDVDDGPARGVIGDRSFSRDPERAAEYGLAFSAGLAAAGVLPTAKHFPGHGRSDVDSHWRLGVVDASLDELEASDLLPFAAQINAGVPLVMVGHVAYTALDPDLPASLAPPAYALLRRMGFDGVAITDSTGMGAVHRTWDFPSSAVMAVAAGADAVLATDGNHARAMRDALVEAVETGRVDADRLDEAAARVLALKGEDPMPVVCRGAEGPPVFGRGRRPEH
- a CDS encoding lysophospholipid acyltransferase family protein translates to MAKQDRGPPLYRVLHAVIPPVVNAVYRPRTEGLEHIPASGAAILASNHLSFLDSVFLPAVIDRPVFFLGKSDYFRGWKRYFFENVGVMPVARQGGNAGEASLRRGQEILESGRLLGIYPEGTRSPDGRLYRGKTGPARLAMRTGAPLIPVAMIGTFEILPPTAKVPKIRRAGIRVGRPLDIAGRYGSADSDRFALRSATDELMYELMMLSGQEYVDEYAAKVKSGEVIIGSGDLDELGEMLDDDELVIRKAG
- a CDS encoding Vms1/Ankzf1 family peptidyl-tRNA hydrolase, which produces MELTAAEIRKLVDRPPTEAPVTSVYLNTDGARLPRSADYEARLDGLLRQARRQADTLGEPARSAVEADATAITRWVRDEFDRSGIRGIGLFSSDGLIFEQVQLALGVRNIVRVNDRPYVVPLEALLGRHHHLALAIIERDKARIFRYQLGVVWEYQGIESDVHGQHRKGGWSARRFEKNIEHQVLHHMKDTGEILLRLHEDQTIDALVLAGPHHEVMEFSRNLHPHLQRVVHGEPMSLPLEVEAHDLLSRFQQVEQQLVSARRSHLLERLAAAQGQAEKAARGIRHVIEAINGKRAEVLFVVEGAGVPGYRSSSGALALHEQEAAAYGTPVTPVDDLVDEMIDEAVRADTHIEFFRDEVRLDGHPVAALLRF
- the glpK gene encoding glycerol kinase GlpK, with the translated sequence MTRILTIDAGTTGITALVLDENGTVRSRGYREFPQHFPRPGWVEHDPDSIWSATLEAVIESLSRAGTTAGQLSALGITNQRETTVLWDRASGRPVHRAIVWQDRRTAGHCDRLRGEGHVDTVRARSGLVIDAYFSGTKLAWLLDHVEGARAAAASGDLAFGTVDTWLLARLTGGRLHATEPSNACRTMLYDIRAGAWSEELCALLGVPTAVLPEVRPSAGEFARTDPDAFLGVEVPITGVAGDQQAALFGQGCWTPGTSKNTYGTGSFVLLNTGTDAPYSQRLLTSCAWEVDGRMTYVLEGSIFVTGAAVQWLRDGLGLISSARETGPVAETVDDTGDVYLVPAFTGLGAPHWDPYARGTIVGLTRGTSRAHLLRAAVEAMAFQTRDVVEVMEADSGVALSELRVDGGASALDLLCQFQADLLGVDVLRPTTAETTALGAGYLAGLGAGVWGSTDELTELWRLDRRFTPAMARGDADRRQARWRAAVERSRGWARD
- a CDS encoding rhomboid family intramembrane serine protease, producing the protein MSADTSLPTCYVHPDRETRLACSSCGRPACVDCVQRAPVGQKCRDCAAPEGNARVITASDVRAGARGATPVTFTILAVAVAVHVVGLVLPEVGERIFAAGAQVNPLVERGEWYRLFTAAFLHSPAGFTHILFNMFALYLFGPQLERQAGSVPFATLYLASALAGGAAFALSSPGGVAVGASGAIFGLFGAWLAASLRSRHTPAGAAGLRQLLLVLGLNLALPLFVPGIAWEAHLGGLVAGFVIAFLWFSLRDRSRVGLLRTVVAALVGAAALALVAL
- a CDS encoding VOC family protein; translation: MPVDPIPEGYPRVIPALIVAGAADAIDFYVAVLGATERMRMAGPDGTVAHAELVIGDSVIMLGDEQPGTDMPSPRTVGGSPVSLHVYVEDVDAVFDRAVQAGARVLEAVADQFYGDRSGRFEDPFGHRWGVASHVEDVSEEEMARRAAEWTPGG
- a CDS encoding SRPBCC family protein — protein: MRIRAWDSVFVRARRADVHLVVADVAGWGLWWPGATSRAADGRVALTLRPPGLIRRPQHLLVEVTENRAAKGIRMRYTGDFDGAAEWYYLDEPTGSVVHYLLDVDVADRGGRRRLVAHRATVRAALHRLKDRLEAGRTPGSEPDPALLAHQHEALAVQEREARARARRTVAPEEG
- a CDS encoding ROK family protein; translated protein: MALAVGVDIGGTKIASGLARADGVVVAARRHATPGDAREVAPLVVEIVRELCDEAGVGVLPVGVGAPGIIDRVGVVRYAPNIAWADYPLRDELARALGTPVTVHNDANVAAWGEFRAGAGRSAASDMVMVTVGTGVGGGLVLDGRLVGGAHGLAAELGHVILLEGGPPCPCGNRGCLEALASGTAIGRSAREALAAGEMPHASPLARAAPAALTGKTVTQAAEAGDPFAEGLLARAGFWLGVGIASLVNALDPEMVVVGGGAMEAGDLLLEPARAAFAERLMGRAHRPLPLLEPAGLADAAGFVGAALLAMDVAATTGA